In Marisediminicola antarctica, one DNA window encodes the following:
- a CDS encoding FAD-dependent oxidoreductase: MTKLRLAIVGAGPAGIYAADILLKAERKFEVSIDLFEQLPAPYGLVRYGVAPDHPRIKGIINALREVLDTGRIRLFGNVLYGRDITLADLKKHYNAVIFATGAVRDAALPIPGTDLPGCYGAAEFVSWYDGHPDYPREWPLEHREVAVIGNGNVALDVARTLAKPADDLLSTEIPANVYEGLTRSKVTDVHVFGRRGPAQVKFTPLELRELGEMRDVDVIVHDEDFELDAASIAAIETNKQIFVLNKVLNSWRTREPTGASRRLHLHFWAKPLEILGSDAVEAFRYERTRPDGEGGVVGTGEIREIPVQAVYRAIGYFGSPLAEIPFDNRHGVVPNREGQVIDDNDEQVHGVYATGWIKRGPVGLIGHTKSDAMETIRNVINDQANWWSPASPDEAAVSELLRSRGVDYTDLNGWRHLDEHELALGEAEGRVRVKVVPRAEMVRVSNAPLASATAAPQTDG; encoded by the coding sequence ATGACCAAGCTCAGACTCGCCATCGTCGGAGCAGGCCCGGCCGGAATCTACGCCGCCGACATCCTGCTGAAGGCCGAGCGCAAGTTCGAGGTCTCGATCGACCTGTTCGAGCAGCTGCCGGCGCCCTACGGCCTCGTCCGGTACGGTGTCGCGCCCGACCACCCGCGCATCAAGGGCATCATCAATGCCCTGCGGGAGGTGCTCGACACAGGCCGCATCCGCCTGTTCGGCAACGTTCTCTATGGTCGCGACATCACCCTCGCCGACCTGAAGAAGCACTACAACGCCGTGATCTTCGCCACGGGCGCCGTCCGTGATGCCGCGCTGCCGATCCCCGGCACCGACCTTCCCGGATGCTACGGCGCCGCGGAGTTTGTCAGCTGGTACGACGGGCACCCCGATTACCCGCGCGAATGGCCGCTCGAGCACCGGGAGGTCGCGGTGATCGGCAACGGCAACGTCGCGCTCGATGTCGCGCGCACGCTCGCGAAGCCCGCGGACGACCTGCTGTCGACCGAGATCCCGGCCAACGTCTATGAGGGCCTCACTCGCTCGAAGGTCACCGACGTGCACGTCTTCGGGCGCCGCGGCCCGGCGCAGGTGAAGTTCACCCCGCTCGAGCTGCGCGAGCTCGGCGAGATGCGCGACGTCGACGTGATCGTGCACGACGAAGACTTCGAGCTGGATGCCGCGTCCATCGCGGCGATCGAGACGAACAAGCAGATCTTCGTGCTCAACAAGGTGCTCAATTCCTGGCGCACCCGCGAGCCCACGGGCGCCTCCCGCCGCCTACACCTGCACTTCTGGGCGAAGCCGCTCGAGATCCTCGGCAGCGACGCGGTCGAGGCATTCCGGTACGAGCGCACCCGGCCCGACGGCGAGGGCGGCGTTGTCGGCACGGGCGAGATTCGTGAGATCCCCGTGCAGGCGGTCTACCGGGCGATCGGGTACTTCGGTTCGCCGCTCGCGGAGATCCCTTTCGACAACAGGCACGGCGTGGTCCCCAATCGCGAGGGTCAGGTCATCGACGACAACGACGAGCAGGTCCATGGGGTCTACGCCACCGGGTGGATCAAGCGGGGCCCGGTCGGACTCATCGGGCACACCAAGAGCGACGCCATGGAGACCATCCGCAACGTCATCAACGATCAGGCGAACTGGTGGTCGCCCGCCTCGCCCGACGAGGCAGCCGTCAGCGAGCTGCTCCGCAGTCGCGGCGTCGATTACACCGACCTGAACGGCTGGCGCCACCTCGACGAGCACGAACTCGCGCTCGGCGAGGCCGAGGGGCGAGTGCGGGTCAAGGTCGTGCCGCGCGCAGAGATGGTGCGGGTATCGAACGCGCCGCTCGCCTCCGCCACCGCGGCCCCGCAAACGGACGGCTAG
- a CDS encoding polyprenyl synthetase family protein: MNVSRPVVRKASSLSSALGLGEKLFASAGDRRFASAVEDGLDAVESGLLEEMSFADSLADTTSRYLLDAGGKRIRPTLALLTAQLGNGNVEAVIGAAQAIEMTHLASLYHDDVMDEAQMRRGVPSAHAVWGNSVAILTGDLLFARASKLVAGLGEAAIRLQAETFERLCLGQLHETMGPRDDEDPIDHYLSVLADKTGSLIAAAAQLGVVLSQAPAQYRVPVTEFGEKVGVAFQLVDDVIDLAPPLDETGKTPGTDLRSGVATLPLLYLRRLATTDVDAAELLTRIERDVNTAHYGAADDDEFTAAIAELRQHEVTRQTVAEAHRWAREAVEALAPLPEGPVKKALTRFADSIVERSS; the protein is encoded by the coding sequence GTGAATGTGAGCCGCCCGGTCGTGCGCAAGGCCAGCAGTCTGAGCTCTGCGCTCGGCCTCGGCGAGAAGCTCTTCGCTTCGGCGGGGGACCGCCGGTTCGCGTCCGCAGTCGAGGACGGGCTCGACGCCGTCGAGTCAGGCCTGCTCGAGGAGATGTCGTTCGCCGACAGCCTCGCCGACACCACGAGCCGCTACCTTCTCGACGCGGGGGGCAAGCGCATCCGCCCAACCCTCGCGCTGCTCACCGCGCAGCTCGGCAACGGGAACGTCGAGGCGGTAATCGGCGCCGCACAGGCGATCGAAATGACGCACCTCGCGTCGCTCTATCACGACGATGTCATGGACGAGGCCCAAATGCGCCGCGGCGTTCCGAGCGCCCACGCGGTGTGGGGCAACTCGGTCGCGATCCTCACGGGCGATCTGCTCTTCGCGCGGGCCAGCAAGCTCGTCGCGGGCCTCGGCGAAGCGGCCATCCGGCTACAGGCCGAGACCTTCGAGCGCCTCTGCCTCGGCCAACTTCACGAGACGATGGGCCCGCGCGACGACGAGGACCCCATCGACCACTACCTCAGCGTGCTCGCCGACAAGACAGGGTCGCTCATCGCCGCGGCCGCCCAGCTCGGCGTGGTGCTCTCCCAGGCCCCAGCGCAGTACCGGGTGCCCGTGACCGAATTCGGAGAGAAGGTCGGTGTCGCGTTCCAGCTTGTCGACGACGTCATCGACCTCGCCCCTCCGCTCGATGAGACAGGGAAGACACCGGGAACCGACCTCCGCTCGGGCGTTGCCACGCTGCCGCTGCTCTACCTGCGCCGTCTGGCCACGACCGACGTGGATGCGGCGGAGCTGCTCACTCGAATCGAGCGCGACGTCAACACGGCGCACTACGGCGCGGCCGACGACGACGAGTTCACCGCGGCGATCGCGGAACTGCGCCAGCACGAAGTCACCAGGCAGACCGTTGCCGAAGCCCACCGCTGGGCGAGGGAGGCCGTCGAGGCTCTCGCGCCGCTTCCCGAGGGGCCGGTGAAGAAGGCGCTCACGCGCTTCGCGGACTCCATCGTCGAGCGCAGCAGCTAG
- a CDS encoding demethylmenaquinone methyltransferase gives MAKADLSKQASDVATMFDQVAKGYDRTNSVLSLGNDALWRIATVRAVAPKPGERILDLAAGTGTSSVALAKSGATVTAVDFSAGMIDVGRERHPEIEFVQADVTALPFKDREFDAVTISFGLRNVQDPKKALAEMHRVLKPGGRLVICEFSTPPRAIFRTGYNAYLKYLMPIVVRVASSNSEAYDYLAESIREWPDQGTLSQWIRGAGFSRVAHRNLTVGVVALHRGRKSTSAPRVRRSRVAASAATLPTEQGAPKL, from the coding sequence GTGGCCAAAGCGGATTTGAGCAAGCAAGCGAGCGATGTCGCGACGATGTTTGATCAGGTCGCGAAGGGATATGACCGAACCAATTCGGTGCTGTCACTGGGCAATGACGCGCTCTGGCGGATCGCCACGGTGCGGGCGGTGGCGCCCAAGCCGGGGGAGCGCATCCTCGACCTCGCCGCGGGGACGGGCACGAGCTCGGTCGCGCTCGCCAAGAGTGGCGCGACGGTCACCGCCGTCGACTTCTCGGCGGGCATGATCGACGTGGGGCGCGAACGGCACCCCGAGATCGAATTCGTCCAGGCGGATGTCACCGCGCTGCCGTTCAAGGACCGCGAGTTCGACGCCGTGACGATCTCGTTCGGCCTGCGCAATGTGCAGGACCCGAAGAAGGCGCTCGCCGAGATGCACCGCGTGCTCAAGCCCGGCGGCCGGCTCGTCATCTGCGAGTTCAGCACGCCGCCCCGCGCGATCTTCCGGACGGGCTATAACGCCTACCTGAAGTACCTCATGCCGATTGTGGTGAGGGTTGCGAGCTCCAACTCCGAGGCGTACGACTACCTCGCCGAGTCGATCCGGGAGTGGCCCGACCAGGGAACCCTGAGTCAGTGGATTCGTGGTGCCGGCTTCTCGAGGGTCGCCCATCGCAACCTCACCGTCGGCGTGGTGGCGCTGCACCGCGGTCGCAAGAGCACGAGCGCGCCGCGGGTGCGTCGCTCCCGCGTGGCCGCGTCCGCCGCCACCCTGCCCACCGAGCAAGGCGCTCCGAAGCTCTAA
- a CDS encoding isochorismate synthase produces MPALRVETTACRELGSLLPLLDESEPLLWMRRGFGMAGVGTALRLEFTGPTRIADAAAAWQRVVAAATVVDPVALPGTGLIALGTFAFSEHSELTSVLVVPATIIGRTGGQSWITRIAIGDLSPLVVPPSRPLGPEARAYLAPGALSAAAYRDAVGTAVTSIRNHELSKVVLARDLTGQLPAGADLRSAIGALALGYPDCWTFAIDGFIGSSPETLVGVTGGSVTARVLAGSAARGTDAASDQDAATALATSAKDLDEHEYAVQSVLCSLRPHSPTVMASELPFTLKLPNLWHLASDVEGTLVDGSTALDLVGALHPTAAVAGTPTPLALALIERLEPFDRGRYAGPVGWVGANGDGEWAVAVRSAQVGLRGDVTAYAGAGIVGDSVPERELVETRLKFRPVVEAFG; encoded by the coding sequence ATGCCCGCGCTCAGGGTCGAAACGACCGCCTGCCGGGAGCTCGGATCGCTCCTCCCGCTGCTCGATGAGAGCGAACCACTGCTGTGGATGCGGCGCGGCTTCGGCATGGCGGGCGTCGGCACGGCGCTGCGACTCGAATTCACCGGACCGACCCGCATTGCGGATGCCGCCGCGGCGTGGCAGCGCGTGGTCGCCGCCGCGACCGTCGTCGACCCGGTGGCGCTGCCGGGGACCGGCCTGATCGCGCTCGGCACGTTCGCCTTCTCCGAGCACTCCGAGCTGACGAGCGTGCTTGTCGTGCCCGCCACGATCATCGGGCGCACCGGCGGGCAAAGCTGGATCACCCGCATTGCCATCGGCGACCTGTCCCCTCTTGTGGTGCCGCCCTCACGCCCGCTGGGCCCGGAGGCGCGAGCATACCTCGCCCCCGGCGCACTGTCGGCCGCCGCCTACCGCGACGCCGTCGGCACCGCGGTGACGAGCATCCGAAACCACGAACTCAGCAAGGTCGTGCTTGCCCGCGACCTCACCGGGCAGCTTCCGGCCGGAGCAGACCTGCGATCGGCCATCGGCGCCCTCGCTCTCGGCTACCCGGACTGCTGGACCTTCGCGATCGACGGGTTCATCGGGTCGAGCCCCGAGACCCTGGTCGGCGTCACGGGCGGCTCGGTGACCGCCCGCGTTCTTGCCGGCAGTGCCGCGCGGGGAACGGATGCCGCGTCGGACCAGGATGCCGCGACCGCCCTGGCGACCTCGGCGAAGGATCTCGACGAGCACGAGTACGCCGTGCAGAGCGTGCTCTGTTCGCTCCGCCCGCACAGCCCCACGGTCATGGCGAGCGAGTTGCCCTTCACCCTCAAGCTCCCGAACCTGTGGCACCTCGCGAGCGATGTCGAGGGAACCCTCGTCGACGGCTCGACGGCGCTCGACCTCGTCGGGGCGCTGCATCCCACCGCGGCGGTCGCCGGCACGCCGACCCCCCTCGCGCTCGCGCTCATCGAACGTCTCGAGCCGTTCGACCGCGGGCGCTATGCCGGTCCGGTGGGGTGGGTCGGCGCGAACGGTGACGGCGAATGGGCTGTCGCGGTGCGCTCCGCCCAGGTCGGGCTGCGGGGCGACGTCACCGCCTACGCCGGGGCCGGCATTGTCGGGGATTCGGTGCCGGAGCGAGAACTGGTCGAGACCCGGCTGAAGTTCCGCCCGGTCGTCGAGGCGTTCGGGTGA
- a CDS encoding polyphosphate kinase 2 family protein encodes MAKTQWEDSPSDLLRARAGFDLASIDPHGKPGFDGGKSDGRAALKAESDRLSELQEQLWAESRSGGTRSVLLVLQAMDTAGKGGIVRNVVGAMDPLGVKVTAFKAPTPAERRHDFLWRIRRELPEPGIVGIFDRSHYEDVLIHRVRGLSSPDVIEERYGLIREFEEEVAASGTTIIKVMLHISADEQKARLAERLDRPDKHWKFSLGDLDERVLWPAYQEAYQLAIEHTSTPDAPWFVVPGDRKWYARLTVQQLLIEALGGLDLQWPAADFDVAEAKERLALS; translated from the coding sequence ATGGCGAAAACACAATGGGAGGACAGCCCGAGCGACCTGCTTCGGGCACGGGCCGGGTTTGACCTCGCGAGCATCGATCCACACGGCAAACCTGGATTCGACGGCGGCAAGAGCGACGGCCGGGCCGCGCTCAAGGCCGAGAGCGATCGGCTGTCGGAGCTTCAGGAGCAGCTCTGGGCCGAGAGTCGGTCGGGCGGCACCCGGTCGGTACTGCTGGTGCTGCAGGCCATGGACACGGCGGGAAAGGGCGGGATCGTGCGAAACGTCGTGGGGGCGATGGACCCGCTCGGCGTCAAGGTGACGGCGTTCAAGGCGCCCACGCCCGCCGAGCGCCGGCACGACTTCCTCTGGCGCATCCGCCGCGAGCTGCCCGAGCCGGGGATCGTCGGCATCTTCGACCGCTCGCACTACGAGGACGTGCTCATCCACCGCGTGCGCGGTCTGTCATCGCCCGACGTGATCGAGGAGCGGTACGGACTCATCCGCGAATTCGAGGAGGAGGTCGCCGCGAGCGGTACGACGATTATCAAGGTGATGCTGCACATCAGCGCGGACGAGCAGAAGGCCAGGCTCGCCGAGCGACTCGACCGGCCGGACAAGCACTGGAAGTTCAGCCTCGGAGACCTCGACGAACGCGTCCTCTGGCCGGCCTACCAGGAGGCCTACCAGCTCGCGATCGAGCACACCTCGACACCGGATGCGCCGTGGTTCGTCGTTCCCGGCGACCGCAAGTGGTACGCGCGCTTGACGGTGCAGCAGCTGCTCATCGAGGCGTTGGGCGGCCTCGACCTGCAGTGGCCGGCGGCCGACTTCGACGTCGCCGAGGCGAAGGAGCGGCTCGCCCTGAGTTGA
- the menD gene encoding 2-succinyl-5-enolpyruvyl-6-hydroxy-3-cyclohexene-1-carboxylic-acid synthase: MSPGGSPATDFSVALLGEFIALGVRDIVLSPGARSQALALAAAEFELAGLVRLRVRIDERVGGFLALGLAVETRMPVLVITTSGTAVANLHPAVLEAHHSGVPLILLTADRPEELRGIGSNQTTDQLGIFGSAVRFARDIAAPSATGFSPEYPGELAHEAFAAAAGHSSPAGPVQLNLAFREPLSAAVGTLPAITVAERVHDGRRPRVTELAPASETIVIAGQGAGPGAEVLARELGAPLVAEVASGARFGPNLVVAYRELLTDREFGGRVRRAIVFGHPTLSREVPALLQRLDVDTIVVRGPGFEDYDPGRRATHIDAASYNGEPAARVWAASWVHASRALLEVRAAQTPDARTDDRLAVAEFARAQLAVFRESATRRMLVEAVWRVTWPHDRLVFGASRLVRDADRVVPGKAIPVHANRGLAGIDGTIATATGIALASEASGSAGTTRVLLGDLTLLHDAGSMLYGAGEPRPRLQVIVGNDGGGTIFDGLEVAQTAPAGSFDRVLYTPQSVDFRALAEAYGWDYRLAGNRGELDEALAPCERPTLVEVPLSRG, encoded by the coding sequence GTGAGCCCGGGCGGAAGCCCGGCAACCGACTTCTCGGTAGCCCTGCTCGGCGAATTCATCGCCCTCGGCGTGCGCGACATCGTGCTCAGTCCCGGCGCTCGCTCGCAAGCCCTCGCGCTCGCCGCAGCGGAATTCGAACTCGCTGGCCTCGTGCGCCTGCGGGTGCGGATCGATGAGCGGGTCGGCGGCTTCCTCGCCCTCGGCCTCGCCGTCGAGACCCGGATGCCGGTGCTCGTGATCACGACGTCGGGAACGGCGGTCGCCAACCTCCACCCCGCAGTGCTCGAGGCGCACCACTCCGGTGTGCCGCTCATTCTGCTGACCGCCGACCGACCGGAGGAGCTGCGCGGCATCGGGTCGAATCAGACGACCGACCAACTCGGCATCTTCGGGTCGGCGGTGCGCTTCGCGCGCGATATTGCCGCCCCCAGTGCCACCGGGTTCTCGCCCGAGTATCCGGGCGAGCTCGCCCACGAGGCCTTCGCCGCCGCCGCGGGCCACTCCTCGCCCGCCGGCCCAGTGCAGTTGAACCTCGCCTTCCGCGAGCCACTGTCGGCAGCCGTCGGCACGCTGCCCGCGATCACCGTGGCGGAGAGGGTCCATGACGGTCGCCGGCCGCGCGTCACCGAGCTCGCCCCGGCATCCGAGACCATCGTCATCGCGGGGCAGGGGGCGGGACCGGGCGCGGAGGTGCTCGCGCGCGAACTGGGGGCGCCGCTCGTCGCCGAGGTCGCCAGCGGTGCCCGCTTCGGCCCCAACCTCGTCGTCGCCTACCGCGAGCTGCTCACCGACCGGGAGTTCGGGGGCCGCGTGCGCCGCGCCATCGTCTTCGGTCACCCGACGCTCAGCCGGGAGGTCCCGGCGCTCCTGCAGCGTCTCGACGTCGACACGATCGTCGTGCGGGGGCCCGGCTTCGAGGACTACGACCCGGGGCGCCGGGCAACTCACATCGACGCCGCGAGCTACAACGGCGAGCCGGCAGCGAGGGTCTGGGCCGCGTCCTGGGTGCACGCGAGCCGCGCCCTGCTCGAGGTGCGCGCCGCCCAGACGCCCGATGCGCGCACCGACGACCGCCTGGCTGTCGCCGAGTTCGCCCGCGCCCAGCTCGCGGTGTTCCGGGAAAGTGCGACCAGGCGGATGCTGGTCGAGGCGGTATGGCGCGTGACCTGGCCGCACGACCGGCTTGTCTTTGGGGCGTCCCGACTCGTCCGCGACGCCGACCGAGTTGTGCCGGGCAAGGCGATTCCGGTGCACGCCAACCGTGGCCTCGCCGGAATCGACGGAACGATCGCGACCGCGACCGGCATCGCCCTCGCGAGTGAGGCGTCGGGGTCGGCCGGAACGACCCGGGTGCTGCTCGGCGACCTCACCCTGCTGCACGATGCCGGCTCGATGCTCTACGGTGCTGGCGAGCCGCGCCCCCGCCTGCAGGTCATCGTCGGCAACGACGGCGGCGGCACGATCTTCGACGGACTCGAGGTCGCCCAGACCGCGCCCGCCGGCTCGTTCGACCGGGTGCTCTATACCCCGCAGTCGGTCGACTTCCGCGCGCTCGCCGAAGCGTACGGCTGGGACTACCGGCTCGCCGGCAACCGCGGCGAGCTCGACGAGGCGCTCGCGCCGTGCGAACGCCCCACCCTCGTCGAGGTTCCGCTGTCGCGCGGATGA
- a CDS encoding PLD nuclease N-terminal domain-containing protein: MVRVYIVAGLAIIALSIYAAVDSLMTDKRRTRGLPKFVWVLVILVLPVIGAVLWFTLGKDRGKSKPVMRQTAPDDDPDFLRRLGSEKEQEERIRRLEQELADLDDDSSAKE, translated from the coding sequence ATGGTACGCGTTTACATAGTGGCAGGGCTTGCCATCATCGCCCTGTCGATTTACGCCGCCGTCGACTCGCTGATGACCGACAAGCGCCGCACTCGCGGGCTCCCCAAGTTCGTCTGGGTTCTTGTCATTCTCGTCCTGCCGGTGATCGGTGCTGTTCTCTGGTTCACGCTCGGCAAAGACCGGGGAAAGAGTAAGCCGGTCATGCGGCAGACCGCGCCCGACGACGATCCCGACTTCCTGCGCCGCCTCGGCTCCGAGAAGGAGCAGGAGGAGCGCATCCGCAGACTCGAGCAGGAACTCGCCGACCTCGACGACGACTCCAGCGCCAAGGAGTGA
- a CDS encoding DUF4229 domain-containing protein: MKSSRQWISYSLLRLGVFAAVLIVLLVLQVEPWIAAVIAAVVGLCVAYIFFRPQREAVARSFWEFRTTAQRDSDSDAENDALDAAATPSASPLEGQGGGEADAEEQGRQAR, from the coding sequence GTGAAATCGTCGCGCCAGTGGATCAGCTACTCCCTACTCCGGTTGGGCGTCTTCGCGGCCGTGCTCATCGTGCTGCTCGTCCTGCAGGTCGAACCGTGGATTGCCGCAGTCATCGCTGCGGTGGTCGGGCTGTGTGTCGCCTACATCTTCTTCCGCCCACAGCGCGAGGCCGTTGCGCGCAGCTTCTGGGAGTTCCGCACCACCGCGCAACGCGACTCCGACTCGGATGCCGAGAACGACGCGCTCGACGCCGCAGCGACGCCGAGCGCCTCGCCGCTAGAAGGCCAGGGCGGCGGCGAGGCCGACGCCGAAGAGCAGGGCCGTCAGGCTCGTTAG
- a CDS encoding 1,4-dihydroxy-2-naphthoate polyprenyltransferase — MANRGNRTRTRASSGRTNTGSGSTARSGRPSGRPGGRPPTAPAIRPATAKDWIGGARLRTLPLAIAPVALGTGAAFLYNNDDGWHWVRALLCLAVAVGLQIGVNYANDYSDGIRGTDSHRVGPSRLTGSGAAKPRQVLAVALVFFAVAGLAGVAVSVISGFLWLIAVGAVCVVAAYFYTGGKHPYGYYALGEVFVFIFFGLVATAGTMFVQVGTVSAEAWGAAVAIGLLSCAVLMVNNIRDLKQDRVAGKRTLAVRVGDRAARTLFAVFALVPFGILGLYAPVFPLAIYVYFALLAGLPAVIITLTGKSASEFVLALKLTSLTALLFGVGLAAALAF, encoded by the coding sequence GTGGCTAACAGAGGCAATCGAACCAGAACTCGCGCCAGCAGTGGACGCACCAACACCGGGAGTGGCAGCACGGCGCGCAGCGGCCGGCCGAGCGGACGTCCGGGAGGGCGACCGCCGACGGCCCCAGCGATCCGTCCGGCCACCGCCAAGGACTGGATCGGCGGCGCCCGGCTGCGCACCCTTCCCCTCGCCATCGCACCCGTCGCCCTCGGCACGGGGGCCGCGTTCCTGTACAACAACGACGACGGCTGGCACTGGGTGCGTGCGCTGCTCTGCCTCGCCGTCGCGGTCGGGCTGCAGATCGGCGTCAACTACGCCAACGACTACTCCGACGGCATCCGCGGCACCGACTCGCACCGGGTCGGGCCGTCGAGGCTCACGGGGTCCGGCGCGGCGAAGCCCCGACAGGTGCTGGCCGTGGCGCTCGTGTTCTTCGCGGTCGCCGGCCTCGCCGGGGTCGCCGTCAGCGTCATCAGCGGATTCCTGTGGCTCATCGCCGTCGGCGCCGTATGCGTCGTCGCTGCCTACTTCTACACCGGCGGCAAGCACCCCTATGGCTACTACGCGCTCGGCGAGGTGTTCGTCTTCATCTTCTTCGGGCTCGTCGCCACGGCGGGCACGATGTTCGTGCAGGTCGGCACGGTGAGCGCCGAGGCCTGGGGCGCCGCCGTCGCGATCGGGCTGCTCTCTTGCGCTGTGCTCATGGTCAACAACATCCGCGACCTGAAGCAGGACAGGGTCGCCGGCAAACGCACCCTTGCCGTGCGGGTCGGCGACAGGGCCGCACGCACCCTGTTCGCGGTCTTCGCCCTCGTGCCGTTCGGGATCCTCGGGCTGTACGCCCCAGTGTTCCCGCTCGCGATCTACGTCTACTTCGCGCTGCTCGCGGGGCTGCCCGCGGTGATCATCACGCTCACCGGCAAGTCCGCGTCGGAGTTCGTGCTTGCGCTCAAGCTAACGAGCCTGACGGCCCTGCTCTTCGGCGTCGGCCTCGCCGCCGCCCTGGCCTTCTAG
- a CDS encoding AMP-binding protein, whose product MGSSRDGGTVVTRPLLAVDASDPVAVLEALRLALSAAGPAILPIGPDGVGGELPATVPEPIALVIQTSGSSGTAKRVELSSNALLASAAASGAALGGPGQWLLAVPVHYIAGINVLVRSIAAQTEPVILPPGHFDAREFLAAAETMDADARHYTSVVPAQLARLLDAADGDASDGGAADGDAADGSGALAGLRRFDRILVGGQSVPSELIDRAEALGIRVTRTYGSSETAGGCVYNGVPVGTTEVRIRHGEIEIRGPVLADGYLDDPARTERSFVMSDGARWYRTGDAGRVDNGVLTVTGRLDRVIISGGVKVSLDELERVLRRMPGLGDAVAVPAESARWGEVPVVVATSPVDLSALRGAVVTALAREAAPDRVVVLDSIPLLSTGKPDLVTLREIVARRN is encoded by the coding sequence GTGGGCAGTTCGCGGGATGGTGGCACCGTCGTGACCCGCCCGCTCCTCGCCGTCGACGCGAGCGACCCCGTTGCGGTCCTCGAGGCGCTCCGTCTCGCGTTGAGCGCCGCAGGCCCCGCCATCCTGCCGATCGGGCCCGATGGTGTCGGCGGCGAACTGCCGGCAACCGTGCCCGAGCCCATCGCCCTCGTGATCCAGACGAGCGGCTCGAGCGGCACCGCCAAGCGCGTCGAGCTCAGTTCCAACGCGCTGCTCGCGAGTGCCGCGGCCTCCGGTGCCGCGCTCGGCGGCCCCGGCCAGTGGCTCCTCGCCGTGCCGGTGCACTACATCGCCGGCATCAATGTGCTCGTGCGGTCGATTGCTGCTCAGACCGAGCCGGTGATCCTGCCACCCGGGCACTTCGACGCCCGGGAGTTTCTGGCCGCCGCCGAGACGATGGATGCCGACGCCCGCCACTACACCTCCGTGGTGCCCGCCCAGCTCGCCCGCCTGCTCGACGCGGCGGACGGCGACGCGTCGGACGGCGGCGCGGCGGACGGCGACGCGGCCGACGGCAGCGGCGCGCTGGCAGGCCTTCGGCGGTTCGACCGCATCCTTGTCGGAGGCCAGTCAGTGCCGTCTGAGCTGATCGACCGGGCCGAGGCCCTCGGCATCCGGGTCACGCGCACCTACGGATCGAGCGAGACGGCCGGTGGATGCGTGTACAACGGCGTTCCGGTCGGAACAACCGAGGTGCGGATCCGGCACGGGGAGATTGAGATCCGCGGGCCGGTGCTCGCAGACGGCTACCTGGACGACCCCGCCCGCACCGAGAGGAGCTTCGTCATGTCGGATGGTGCCCGCTGGTACCGCACCGGCGACGCCGGGCGCGTCGACAATGGCGTGCTCACCGTCACGGGTCGGCTTGATCGGGTGATCATCTCCGGCGGGGTCAAGGTCTCCCTCGACGAGCTCGAACGGGTCCTGCGCCGGATGCCGGGGCTCGGCGACGCGGTGGCCGTCCCGGCCGAGAGTGCCCGCTGGGGTGAGGTTCCCGTGGTCGTCGCGACGAGTCCCGTCGACCTCTCGGCGCTGCGGGGCGCGGTTGTGACCGCGCTCGCCCGCGAGGCCGCCCCCGATCGGGTCGTGGTCCTCGACAGCATCCCGCTCCTCTCGACGGGCAAGCCCGACCTCGTCACGCTGCGGGAGATCGTCGCACGGCGAAACTAG